DNA sequence from the Aneurinibacillus sp. REN35 genome:
CAACTTGTTCGCCAGATTATTATAAAATGACACAACAGCTTTTCCTTCTTTTCTATGAACAAGGTCTGGCTTATCGTAAAAATGGAGCGGTTAACTGGTGTCCGCATGACCAAACTGTGCTTGCCAATGAGCAGGTGGAGGATGGCTGTTGCTGGCGCTGCGGCACTGAAGTAGTCAAGCTTGATCTTGAACAATGGTACTTCAAGATTACTGATTATGCGGATCGTCTGCTCAATGATCTTGACCAGCTTGAGGGATGGCCAGAAAAAGTAAAGACGATGCAGCGTAATTGGATTGGACGGAGCACAGGGGCGGAAGTAACTTTTGATGTGCCGCAAGTCAATGAGAAGCTGACTGTCTTTACCACGCGTCCGGATACATTGTATGGTGTTACATTTATGGTGCTAGCTCCGGAACATCCGATTGTGCGCAAGTTGATTGAAGGCAAAAATAATGAAGCTGAAGTGCTTGCATTTATCGATAAGACAAGAAAAGAATCTGACATCTCCCGTACAGCGGCTGATGTGCCAAAAGAAGGGATGTTCACAGGTTCTTATGCGCGTCATCCGCTGACCGGTGAAGAGGTACCGATTTGGATTGCGAACTATGTGCTCATGGATTACGGTACGGGTGCGGTCATGGCGGTACCGGCCCATGATACACGTGACTTCGCTTTTGCCCGTCAGTATGATCTGCCGATTAAGCGTGTGATCATGCCAGAAGGCGAGGCATTTGATGCGAAGGAGACAATGGAAGAAGCATACAGTGCGGATGGTGTGCTTGTACAGTCTGAATCATTTGACGGAATGCCAAACCGGGAAGCATTGGAGAAAATCGCTACCCAGCTTTCAGAGCAGGGTCAAGGCGGAGCAACTGTCTCCTATCGCCTTCGGGACTGGCTTGTATCCCGTCAGCGCTATTGGGGCGCTCCGATTCCAATTATTTATTGTGATGAGTGCGGTATTGTTCCGGTACCGAAAGAAGACTTACCTGTCATGTTGCCAGAAGACGTCGTGATTGATGGCATGAGCAATCCGCTTGCCAAATCCGACGCATTCGTGAATACAATCTGCCCGTCGTGCGGCGGCCAGGCGCGTCGTGAGACTGATACGATGGATACGTTTATCGATTCATCATGGTACTACCTCCGCTTTACAGATGCAAAGAATGATGACATTCCGTTTGAGTCTGCCAAAGCGAATAAGTGGCTGCCTGTTGATGAATACATTGGTGGTATTGAGCATGCGATTCTGCACCTGCTTTACTCCCGCTTTTTCACCAAGGTATTGTATGACGCGGGCATGGTTAATTTCACGGAGCCGTTCAAGAGCCTCCTGACACAAGGTATGGTATTAAAAGATGGGGCTAAGATGTCCAAATCAAAAGGCAACGTAGTCAGCCCGGATGAAATCATTGCAAAGTATGGCGCTGATACAGGCCGTCTCTTCATTCTGTTCGCTGCCCCACCAGATCGCGATCTGGAATGGAGCGATAGCGGTGTGGAGGGCAGCTACCGTTTCCTTAACCGCGTATGGCGCATGGTAGACAGTCATGCTGACCTAACATACGGACAGCCGCAGATGAACCTATCTGATAGCGCTGCTAAGGATTTGAATCGTACACTGCATGCGACCATTAAAAAAGTAAGTGAAGACATTGGAGAACGCCGTCAGTTTAACACGGCCATCAGCTCGATCATGGAGCTTGTAAACAAAATTTACGCCTATCCACAAGAGGCAGACCGGGGTATGCTTGCTCATGCGATTGAGAGCACAGTGATTCTGCTTGCGCCATTTGCTCCGCATATTACCGAGGAGATGTGGCGGATGCTTGGCCACGAAGACAGCGTGCATCAGCAGAATTGGCCTGCATTTGACGAATCGGCACTTGTGCTTGACGAAGTGGAGATTGTCGTACAAATTAACGGTAAAGTACGCGAGAAAATGGTCATTCCTGCAAATGCAACTAAGCAGGAGATGGAAGCAATCGCGAACGAAAATGAAAAAATTAAAGAACTGACGGCAGGCAAAACAATTCGTAAAGTAATTGCTGTTCCGGGTAAGCTTGTAAATATTGTTGTAGGATAAATGTTATAGAATTTTGATAATTTGCATGCTATACTTTTTAGAAGCTTATGCAGTAGAAAAGGCAAGACGAGATGAGAGTGTATGGAGGAGAGGCAGATGAGAAGAGCGCAGGTTATAATAGCCCTGCTCGCAGTGATGATGTTGGCTTTGGTGGGGTGTGGTCAGAATGCGAAGCAGGAAGCCGCACAGCCGAAGGCGGAGCAGGCAAGCCCGGATAAAAAGGTGAAGGTAGGAATCACACAGATCGTCGAGCATCCGGCGCTTGATTCTATCCGTAAAGGCATTGTCGATCAATTAGCAGACGAAGGGTTCAAGGACAAAGAGACGATGGAATTGGAGTATCTCAACGCTCAAAATGACATGAATAATGTCGCAACGATTGCCCAACAGATGGTAGCGGATAAGAAGGATATTATTATCCCAATTACGACACCATCCGCACAAGCAGTCGCCCAAAAAGCGAAGGATATTCCCGTAGTCTTCTCTGCGGTAACGGATCCGGTTGCAGCCAAGATTGTGCCTGCTCTAGATAAGCCGGCGGAGTATGTAACGGGTACATCTGACGTATCTCCGATGGATAAGCAGGTGCAACTGGTTAAAGAATTCGTTCCGTCTTTAAAAACGCTTGGCGTCATCTATAATACAGGTGAAGTCAATGCGGAAGTCCAGGTCGGCATGATTGAAGAAGCGGCCAAAGCGCTTGGGGTAAAGGTAGAGAAAGCCGGTGTTTCAAGCTCTAATGAGGTGAAACAGCGCGCTGAATCGATTGTTGGCAAAGTAGACGCAATCCTTATCCCGGTCGATAATATGGTTGTCTCTTCTTTCGAGGCACTGCTGACGGTAGCCAAAGCATCAAAAATACCTGTATTCGCATCGGATAGCGATACGGTAAAACGAGGTGCAGTGGCTACCTACGGCATTGATTACTATAAGCTGGGCCGACAAACCGGAGTCATGGCTGCTCGTGTGCTAAAAGGCGAGAAGCCGGGTGCAATCCCGGTAGAAACCCTAAAGGATGTACAATTGATTGTCAATGAAGCTGCAGCGAAAGCCGCCGGCCTATCTGTTCCTGACAAACTAAAAGCCGCCGCTGAAGTCATCAAGTAATCAGAACTGCACCAAAAAACTCCTTCCCTGTTAGTGGAAGGAGTTTTTTTTGTCAGCAAACGATTCTTTTACTTCGAGTACATCCACATCGAATTTACGGTGTGTTGCTTCGATTAGGTGAGTGAATACGTCCCGTGTCTCCCTATCAAGCACGTGCAGTCCAATTCCAGTAACACCACCAGGCACACATACCTTAGCTTGTAAGGTGGGCAGAGAAAAGCGCCCGTCTTCTAAAAGCCGTCCCATACCGATTACCATCTCTGTCATAAGTCTGGTTGCCTCTTTCTCTGTTATGGTGGTCTCCGCAGCAGCGCTGTCGATAAAACGCTGTAGTAGAAAACTGAAGAATGCTGGACCGCAGCTAACAATATCAGAAGAGATGCGCGTTGCTTCTTCTTCAATTTCGATAGGTGTACTAATGTTGGATAACAATGATAGCAGCATCGTGCGATCCTTGTCATGCAGTCGGCTACCGAACGTCACAAGCGAAGCACCGCTGAGCGCTGTATTCGTAATGCTTGGAATCACCCGGGCTACTTTACAGTGGGAATGAGCTTCAAGCTGCCGAATTCCGACAGAGCTTGTAATGGAGAGAACAAGCTTCTCCGGTGTCAAATACGGTGCAATCTCATCAAGCACAGTTCGATATTCCAGTGGCTTGGTACAGAGGAACAGCACGTCCGCCATCTTCGCAACAATCATGTTGGCTCCGGTATCAATTCCGGGATGTTTTTTGACAAGCGTCCGCAGCTTCTCCGGTGTCCGGTTCGAGGCAATGATACGCTCAGGCGGCACGGCACCGGATTCAATAAAGGCTTCAATGAGAATTGTCCCCATACTTCCCGTTCCGATAAAGCCAATCTGCATCCTGATTCCCCCCGGCAATATGATTGATTAATGTGTATGGGGAAGAAAAGGAATTCAGTACACATATTTTTCTACATGTGCTAAAATGGAATTGATTGGTAATTATTTGCATAATTCACGTACCATGTCCGCGGTAACAACCTTGCGGGGAGGCAGGTGGTGGCGTTGGGCCAATTGATTGATCTGGTGTGTGACTTCATTGATTGAATCGACATTCATCTCTTCCCCCTGCTTATATTGTTCGATAGCTTCCTCAATTCTTGATTCCCGCATTGCGTCTAGCTTGCGGTACAGGGTAATGTATTCGGCTTGTTTAGCCGAGTGTGCAGTAATGGCTTCATGAACACTCATAAGTATATCCTCCTTTTTCTTATCACTTTCAGAATGTTTATATGAAAATTATAGGTAATCTGTTGGAAAACCACAAGTAAGGGAGAGAAGGTCGCGTATGCAGTGGTCTTGGAACAAAAAAAAGTGGACTGGTAGTAGTATATGTCTTCTTATTCTTGGTAGTAGTGTTTATTTTTATAACATGGAAAATACACCGCAAGAGCATCCGTTGGCCTTCAGCGAGGCAAAACCGTCTGTACAGGAGGATGCTAGACAGGAACAGCAGAGCGCAGAGGTAAAGCAAAACCCCGATCCAACAAGGCAGACAACGGTTCCTGCTCCTACCACCTTTGTGATTGATGTAAAAGGCGCAGTCGTCTCTCCTGGTGTATATACGTTATCTGCAGATGCAAGGGTCTATCAAGCAATTGGGATGGCAGGCGGCCTTCTGCCCGAAGCGGATGCCAAGCAAGTTAATGGAGCGCAGAAGCTAGTCGATGGTATGATGATCTATATCCCGCTCAAAGGAGAGCAAATATCGCCAGCAGGACATGCGACTCCAGGCTCTGTGACAGGCAGTACACCAGCGGTCGGAACGCAGGGTAAGGAAGAGGCGAAAGTTGATCTTAATACGGCAACAGTAGAACAGCTTCAGACCATACCGGGAATTGGACCGCGCAAGGCTGAGGCGATTGTGCAGTATAGAGAAGAGCATGGCCCGTTCAAAACGATAGATTCGTTAACAGGTGTAGCTGGGATAGGGGCTAAGACAGTAGAGAAAATGCGAGCCGGAATTTTTGTACAATAAAAATTTTCTAATTAAGTTGACAGGTCGGAATAGTGAGCCTATAATAAGAGCAAGAAACGCATACGAAAACATAAGCAACACAGTACAATTTTATAGTATCTCTTATCGAGAGAGGCGGAGGGACTGGCCCGATGAAGCCCGGCAACCGGCATGAAGTGCAAGGTGCTAAATCCAGCAAAGCAGTATGCTTTGGAAGATGAGAGCGATGGTACATACCTGCCTATCCGACCCTCTTCTTCTCAAAGAAGAGGGTTTTTATTTTGGTACCTCGCCCGAAACAAAAAAATTAGGTATTGAGGAGGAAGATTGAAAATGGCAGAAGAACGCACATTCAATTTTGAGACAGTATGCTTACATGGAGGACAAGAGGTGGACCCGACAACGCTATCGCGTGCGGTACCGATTTATCAAACATCGTCCTATGTATTCAAAGACACGGAGCATGCAGCCAACCTGTTTGCACTTAAGGAATTCGGCAATATTTATACACGTATTATGAATCCGACACAGGATACGTTTGAGAATCGGATTGCACAGCTTGAAGGGGGGGTTGGTGCGCTGGCGGTCGCATCCGGTCAGGCGGCGATCACCTTCTCGATCCTTAATATTGCCCATGCGGGAGATGAGGTTGTTGCTTCAAGCAACCTGTATGGCGGAACATACAACCTGTTCGCTCATACTCTGCCAAAGCTTGGCATCACAGTAAAGTTCGTGAATCCAGAAAACACGGATGAAATTCGCGCAGCTATCACGGACAAAACAAAAGCGCTGTACACGGAAACAATTGGCAATCCGCGTACGGATGTCGTTGATCTAGAAGTATTGGCTGGGATTGCACACGAGAATGGAATCCCGTTCATTGTAGACAATACATTCGCAACACCATATTTGTGCCGCCCGATTGAATTCGGTGCTGACATTGTCGTACATTCCGCTACCAAATTCATCGGCGGACACGGAACATCCATCGGTGGTGTAATTGTCGATTCTGGTAAATTTGACTGGAACAATGGCAAATTCCCAGGTCTTACTGAACCAGATCCAAGCTATCATGGTGTCGTATACACAGAGGCGGTTGGAAATCTTGCCTATATTATTAAAGCTCGCGTACAACTGCTGCGTGATCTTGGCGCTGCGGTATCGCCATTTAATTCCTGGCTGTTCCTCCAAGGCTTAGAGACGCTTCATCTGCGTATGGACCGTCATGTGGAGAACGCAAAAAAAGTAGCGCAATACTTGGAAAATCACGAACTGGTAGAATGGGTGAACTACGCGGGGCTTGAGAGCAATCAATACTATGAGCGCGCACAGAAATACTTGCCAAAAGGTGCGGGGTCTATCTTTACCTTTGGGATTAAGGGTGGCTTAGAAGAAGGCAAACGGTTCATTAATAGCTTAAAGCTTCTCTCTCATCTTGCAAACGTCGGCGATGCAAAAACGCTTGTGATTCACCCTGCAAGCACAACGCATCAGCAACTGACCGAAGAACAGCAGGTAGCAGCGGGCGTATCACCGGATATGATCCGTCTCTCCATCGGCATTGAATCTGTCGATGATATTATTGCCGATCTTGAACAGGCACTTAAGGCAAGCCAACTGGCTGCAGTATAATAAAATCAGCAGGAGGAAGGACAGGAGAAGGTAGCCTGTCCTTTTTCTGTTGCAGTAGTGGTTTATCTGATTATCAGTTATCATAATAAGAGATCATGCAAATTGAGGTAGAAGAAAGAGAGGAAGGAGAGGGAGGCAGATGGATACACGCAAGTCTTGGGATGAATACTTTATGGATCTGGCCTATATGGCCGCCACCCGTGCAACATGTCCGCGCCGCCATGTTGGCGCAGTCCTGACACGGAATCGAAAGGTATTGGGTACCGCATACAATGGGAGCCCAAGCGGAGTCGATTCCTGCCTGGATGTTGGCTGTATGCTTCATAATTATTACGAGACGAATACAGATGGAGCGATCATAGAGAAGCAGAAATGTATCCGTACGATTCATGCGGAACAGAATTTACTTCTTTTTACCGATCAGGCGGATCGGCAGGGGGCGGCGGTATATGTCACTGACCAGCCGTGCTGGACATGTGCGAATCTGATTGCTAATAGCGGAATTGCAGAAGTTGTCTATCACCGGGCATATGCCAAAGACTATGAGAAAGTAGCCTGGCTGTTTAAGCAAAAGGAAATCGAGTTTCGCCAAATACAACAATATGCTCCACCGGCCGGTGTCAAGATGGAATTTGTAGAGTAGCATAAATTTTTTTATGAAATACGCAAAAATATGGTATGGATGATGAATAAGGGGGTAAAGATGTAGCAAGAGGATATTATTCTTTCGAACTACGAACGAGGTGATTTCAATGCAACCGAATGTCGCAACGATCCGTGGTGTATGTGATAATTTTCAAGCTCCGCAGGAGAGAACAGATGATGTGTACCGCATTGTAGAAGAGGCCAAGATGCGCCCCGAGATTACGGTGGAAGAGAAGAAGACAATGCAGGGTACATTGCTGCTTGGCTTTTATACCGAACATGGCGTATTCCGCTTGGTTGTACAAGCGGGACTCCCGATTAAAGGGCGACTCTATATAAATGGTATTACCGAAGAGGAAATGGTAATCAATCCACTCATCCGCCTATTCTATGGTTCCGTATATTTAATGGGAGCAAGCGGTATGCTTCGTCTCTATGAAGAAGGTGTAAGCAAGGACATCCACTTCCGTGAAGGTCGCATCTATGAAAATAACGGCCTTGGCGAAGAGACAGAGCTGGCAAACATCCTGGTAGACCAATATATTGACCAGCAAATTGTAGAGGGGCGCATTAATTTCCTGTTGGAGAAGTTGAACGACTGTATGGAGCAGAGAACAGAACCGAATACGCATGTGATTAAGCAAGAGCTGACCGAATTGACGGATCAGTGGAATGAACTGCAGAATTTCTAAAAGGAAAGAGAAATCATCTCTTTCCTTTTTTTTATATTTAATTTGCCTTCTATGATAAAATATAAAGAAAAACAGACCGTGGGGAAAGGGAGGAAAATTAAATGGAAATTGTGCTGCCTAGATTAAATCGGCTGGTACCTTCATTGGAATCAACATTCCATAAGCTGGTGGAGGAGCAGGGGGAATTAAGTGAGGCAATTCTTAGTTGGATGGAGGAGCAGGGAACGCCGCGCGCACGTGAAGCATTAGAAAATGTGGCTGGAGAGCTGCTTGATGTGGCGCAGACATGCATTTCCATGACTTTCGTGCTTGAAGATCTGGCACCGGATATTCGTCTTGAAGAATTAATTGATGACCATCTCTCCAAGCTTTTGCGCAAAGGATATCTGCAGGATGTGGGTGGAGATATTTATATTAATGTGAATGAGGCCGGATTTCGAGAGATGAGTCTGCCTCGTCTTGTAATACCGGGTGTGACGCTTGATAGCACGGTATTGAATATATCGGTTGCGGTAGGACGGTTCGCTCAGTGGATCGGCAAATTCCGCGGAGCAAGTGGCGAAGTACGTATTCATAGCGATGAACAGATTGTGAAGGGATGCGGACTTAATTTGCTCCATATTGCTCAATGCTGCGTTACGATGCTATACATATTAGAAGAGACATTTCTTATGGATACCGGCGCACTCATGCGTGCACATGTGGATAAATTAAAACGGCGCGGATATGTAGGCTGATGATACGACAACGGGCGCTTTTCTTTTATAGTTTGTACATGCTGGGCGGAGTTATTTGCGCTTCTCAGTTTGTTCACAGCGCCCGTCTGGGCCTCAGCATCGCTCTTTTGATTCTTGTAGTAGGGTGCCTACCATGTTGGATGAAGAAAAAGGAGATACCCCGTCTTTTTATTATAATGGGCATCATATGTGCGTGTGCAGGGTTTGGCCGTTATATATGGGTTGAGGCGTATAATGTCAGCATCCTGCCTGAAAAGGGAACGGCCTCCTTTACAGGTCGGATTGAAAGTACGGTTTCCTTTGATGGAGACCGCTGTCGATTTGTTCTGCGCCTTGATTCAATCAATGGAAATATTCTTCCGCGGTCGGAACGGGTACAGACGACGGTATACTTTAAGGATCAGACAACATACGACAATGCAAGAGCGCGTCTCAGATATGGAGCTGGACTTGCAGGGACCATCGAATGGAAAATCCCGGCTCCACCCTCTAACCCGGGAGCCTTCGATTATCCCACATACCTTCACTGGCAGCGTATCCACCGTACAGCCAGCATTGTTGATGGCAAATCGCTGGTCTATCAGAGCGCTTCCCTTAGTTTTGCAAAAGCGATGATCGATACACAGCATTGGCTTGCTGATCGTACATTCCTTCTATACGAGCCAAAATCAGCAGGATTTCTTTCTGGAATGCTGTTAGGAGCGGTAGATGAAATTGATCCGGATCTGTATGCGGCATTTTCTGGCTTAGGCTTGACACATATTATCGCCATCTCGGGTCAGCATATTACGCTTCTGATTGCCGGATTAGTGTGTGTGCTGCGTGTATGCGGGGTGTCGAAGCGTCGTGCATACTTAATCACAGCTCTTCTCCTGCCTTTGTATGTAACAATGAGCGGCTCTAGTGCCTCCGCTCTGCGTGCGCTCATCATGGGTGAACTGGTACTCATAGCGCTGCTTACAGAGCGCATTAAAGATGGTTGGAATGTGTTGGGTGCCGCTTTCTTGCTTATGGTACTATATGATCCGTATTACATTCATAATGTTGGCTTCCAACTTTCTTATCTGGTCACGTTCGGCTTGCTTGTATCCGTTCCACCGCTCACACATAAGCTTTCTGTTGGCCCCATTGCCGTTCGTGGACTTCTTGCGGTTACACTAGCTGCGGCGATTGTATCATTTCCTCTCACAATCTATTACTTCCATTTGTATTCTTTTTTTTCACCGATCATTAATTTTTTGTTTGTTCCTTTCATAAGTATCCTTATTGCACCACTTGCGGCTGTATCGCTGCTCCTTGGCAGCATGCATCCTGCGCTTGGGTTTCTTCCGGCCAAAATAGTAGATTTCCTGCTGCTTCCTACACTAGATTTGCTTGAATGGGTAGAAAAATTGCATGTTTTGCGTACAGCATTCAGTTCGCCTTCCTTATATTGGATGATAGGGTATTTGTGCTGGCTCACCTTCCTTACTGGATGGTTGTATGATAGAATAACCTTTAATTGGAAAGGAATAATCTGCTTTATTCTCTGTCCTATCGTTTTATTTGGTATGCTCTTTTTCCCGCGTCCAAAGGAAGAAGTTACGATTACTTTTCTGGATGTGGGACAAGGAGATGCAATCGTTATAGAGACACCCCGCAGCACTGTGCTCATTGATGGAGGGGGGCCGCCTTTGCGTTTTGGAGAGCAGCCGGGACGTAAGCCGCGCGAGCCTTTTAACCCCGTCAGGTCCATTGTTGTTCCTTTTTTGTATGCCAAAGGGATTGCTTCGCTGGACTTGTTGGTGCTGACGCATGGTGACAATGACCATATTGGAGGTCTTCCTTATTTGCTAGAGCATATGGAAGTTCGCCAAGCGCTTGTCAATGGCCTATCCGCAGAAACATACATAGAAAAAAAAGTGAATGCATTACTCCACCAAAAACGTATTCCTATTGTAGAAGCAAAACAGGGCCAAATCTGGCATGAAGAGCCTGGTATTATCTGGCGGGTACTTAATCCTGCCGCTGCGCTTTCTTCAAGCGAAGGAGATAATGCCCATTCGATCGTTTTACTGCTTGAAGCGTATGGTTCCTCTTTTCTTTTCACGGGAGATTTGGAACAGGGCGGCGAAGAGCGTCTGTTGCGTGACGCAGCTCTTCAGCCCGTCGATGTGTTGAAGGTTGGGCATCATGGAAGCAGAGGCTCGACGTCTCAAGCATGGGCAGACGCGCTTGCGCCAAAGCTTGCGATTATCTCTTCAGGTAAAAAGAATTTGTACGGACATCCGCATCGTGAAGTGCTAGAGAGATTGGCAATGAGGAATAGTACAATTCTACGTACCGATCAATGCGGCGCTGTTGTTGTATATGTAAGGGGAGGAAGAGTTACATATGAATCCATCCTGTCATCGACCGTCTGCAGATAATTTTTGAACAATAAATACTGTGTTTTATGCAA
Encoded proteins:
- the leuS gene encoding leucine--tRNA ligase, producing the protein MKAYKPHEIEMKWQQYWNETNAHRTNEDDTKEKFYCLEQFPYPSGRLHMGHMRVYSIGDVVARYKRMSGYQVLHPMGWDAFGMPAENAAIKLGAQPSKWTYENIDFMKNQQKKLGVSYDWEREFATCSPDYYKMTQQLFLLFYEQGLAYRKNGAVNWCPHDQTVLANEQVEDGCCWRCGTEVVKLDLEQWYFKITDYADRLLNDLDQLEGWPEKVKTMQRNWIGRSTGAEVTFDVPQVNEKLTVFTTRPDTLYGVTFMVLAPEHPIVRKLIEGKNNEAEVLAFIDKTRKESDISRTAADVPKEGMFTGSYARHPLTGEEVPIWIANYVLMDYGTGAVMAVPAHDTRDFAFARQYDLPIKRVIMPEGEAFDAKETMEEAYSADGVLVQSESFDGMPNREALEKIATQLSEQGQGGATVSYRLRDWLVSRQRYWGAPIPIIYCDECGIVPVPKEDLPVMLPEDVVIDGMSNPLAKSDAFVNTICPSCGGQARRETDTMDTFIDSSWYYLRFTDAKNDDIPFESAKANKWLPVDEYIGGIEHAILHLLYSRFFTKVLYDAGMVNFTEPFKSLLTQGMVLKDGAKMSKSKGNVVSPDEIIAKYGADTGRLFILFAAPPDRDLEWSDSGVEGSYRFLNRVWRMVDSHADLTYGQPQMNLSDSAAKDLNRTLHATIKKVSEDIGERRQFNTAISSIMELVNKIYAYPQEADRGMLAHAIESTVILLAPFAPHITEEMWRMLGHEDSVHQQNWPAFDESALVLDEVEIVVQINGKVREKMVIPANATKQEMEAIANENEKIKELTAGKTIRKVIAVPGKLVNIVVG
- a CDS encoding ABC transporter substrate-binding protein, translating into MRRAQVIIALLAVMMLALVGCGQNAKQEAAQPKAEQASPDKKVKVGITQIVEHPALDSIRKGIVDQLADEGFKDKETMELEYLNAQNDMNNVATIAQQMVADKKDIIIPITTPSAQAVAQKAKDIPVVFSAVTDPVAAKIVPALDKPAEYVTGTSDVSPMDKQVQLVKEFVPSLKTLGVIYNTGEVNAEVQVGMIEEAAKALGVKVEKAGVSSSNEVKQRAESIVGKVDAILIPVDNMVVSSFEALLTVAKASKIPVFASDSDTVKRGAVATYGIDYYKLGRQTGVMAARVLKGEKPGAIPVETLKDVQLIVNEAAAKAAGLSVPDKLKAAAEVIK
- the comER gene encoding late competence protein ComER → MQIGFIGTGSMGTILIEAFIESGAVPPERIIASNRTPEKLRTLVKKHPGIDTGANMIVAKMADVLFLCTKPLEYRTVLDEIAPYLTPEKLVLSITSSVGIRQLEAHSHCKVARVIPSITNTALSGASLVTFGSRLHDKDRTMLLSLLSNISTPIEIEEEATRISSDIVSCGPAFFSFLLQRFIDSAAAETTITEKEATRLMTEMVIGMGRLLEDGRFSLPTLQAKVCVPGGVTGIGLHVLDRETRDVFTHLIEATHRKFDVDVLEVKESFADKKNSFH
- a CDS encoding DUF2533 family protein, with the protein product MSVHEAITAHSAKQAEYITLYRKLDAMRESRIEEAIEQYKQGEEMNVDSINEVTHQINQLAQRHHLPPRKVVTADMVRELCK
- a CDS encoding helix-hairpin-helix domain-containing protein, with translation MQWSWNKKKWTGSSICLLILGSSVYFYNMENTPQEHPLAFSEAKPSVQEDARQEQQSAEVKQNPDPTRQTTVPAPTTFVIDVKGAVVSPGVYTLSADARVYQAIGMAGGLLPEADAKQVNGAQKLVDGMMIYIPLKGEQISPAGHATPGSVTGSTPAVGTQGKEEAKVDLNTATVEQLQTIPGIGPRKAEAIVQYREEHGPFKTIDSLTGVAGIGAKTVEKMRAGIFVQ
- a CDS encoding homocysteine synthase; protein product: MAEERTFNFETVCLHGGQEVDPTTLSRAVPIYQTSSYVFKDTEHAANLFALKEFGNIYTRIMNPTQDTFENRIAQLEGGVGALAVASGQAAITFSILNIAHAGDEVVASSNLYGGTYNLFAHTLPKLGITVKFVNPENTDEIRAAITDKTKALYTETIGNPRTDVVDLEVLAGIAHENGIPFIVDNTFATPYLCRPIEFGADIVVHSATKFIGGHGTSIGGVIVDSGKFDWNNGKFPGLTEPDPSYHGVVYTEAVGNLAYIIKARVQLLRDLGAAVSPFNSWLFLQGLETLHLRMDRHVENAKKVAQYLENHELVEWVNYAGLESNQYYERAQKYLPKGAGSIFTFGIKGGLEEGKRFINSLKLLSHLANVGDAKTLVIHPASTTHQQLTEEQQVAAGVSPDMIRLSIGIESVDDIIADLEQALKASQLAAV
- a CDS encoding deoxycytidylate deaminase, which gives rise to MDTRKSWDEYFMDLAYMAATRATCPRRHVGAVLTRNRKVLGTAYNGSPSGVDSCLDVGCMLHNYYETNTDGAIIEKQKCIRTIHAEQNLLLFTDQADRQGAAVYVTDQPCWTCANLIANSGIAEVVYHRAYAKDYEKVAWLFKQKEIEFRQIQQYAPPAGVKMEFVE
- a CDS encoding MazG-like family protein — translated: MEIVLPRLNRLVPSLESTFHKLVEEQGELSEAILSWMEEQGTPRAREALENVAGELLDVAQTCISMTFVLEDLAPDIRLEELIDDHLSKLLRKGYLQDVGGDIYINVNEAGFREMSLPRLVIPGVTLDSTVLNISVAVGRFAQWIGKFRGASGEVRIHSDEQIVKGCGLNLLHIAQCCVTMLYILEETFLMDTGALMRAHVDKLKRRGYVG
- a CDS encoding DNA internalization-related competence protein ComEC/Rec2; translated protein: MIRQRALFFYSLYMLGGVICASQFVHSARLGLSIALLILVVGCLPCWMKKKEIPRLFIIMGIICACAGFGRYIWVEAYNVSILPEKGTASFTGRIESTVSFDGDRCRFVLRLDSINGNILPRSERVQTTVYFKDQTTYDNARARLRYGAGLAGTIEWKIPAPPSNPGAFDYPTYLHWQRIHRTASIVDGKSLVYQSASLSFAKAMIDTQHWLADRTFLLYEPKSAGFLSGMLLGAVDEIDPDLYAAFSGLGLTHIIAISGQHITLLIAGLVCVLRVCGVSKRRAYLITALLLPLYVTMSGSSASALRALIMGELVLIALLTERIKDGWNVLGAAFLLMVLYDPYYIHNVGFQLSYLVTFGLLVSVPPLTHKLSVGPIAVRGLLAVTLAAAIVSFPLTIYYFHLYSFFSPIINFLFVPFISILIAPLAAVSLLLGSMHPALGFLPAKIVDFLLLPTLDLLEWVEKLHVLRTAFSSPSLYWMIGYLCWLTFLTGWLYDRITFNWKGIICFILCPIVLFGMLFFPRPKEEVTITFLDVGQGDAIVIETPRSTVLIDGGGPPLRFGEQPGRKPREPFNPVRSIVVPFLYAKGIASLDLLVLTHGDNDHIGGLPYLLEHMEVRQALVNGLSAETYIEKKVNALLHQKRIPIVEAKQGQIWHEEPGIIWRVLNPAAALSSSEGDNAHSIVLLLEAYGSSFLFTGDLEQGGEERLLRDAALQPVDVLKVGHHGSRGSTSQAWADALAPKLAIISSGKKNLYGHPHREVLERLAMRNSTILRTDQCGAVVVYVRGGRVTYESILSSTVCR